In Daphnia magna isolate NIES linkage group LG7, ASM2063170v1.1, whole genome shotgun sequence, a single genomic region encodes these proteins:
- the LOC116926420 gene encoding palmitoyltransferase ZDHHC20-B isoform X1, translating to MAGVNKFVNSCVACGNALKWIPVVFIVTVIVWSYYAYVVQLCFNFSVSVVQQVFYLVIYHVLLVMLGWSYWQTIFTPVGTVPKQFRLSAADLERFEQAEGLEAHQQILEQIARNLPALTRTPIGPRYCEKCVHIKPDRCHHCSVCGVCVTKMDHHCPWVNNCVGFKNYKFFILFLGYAFIYCIFVAFTSLPYFIQFWKVPNEVSGTGRFHVLFLFFVSIMFSISLVSLWGYHIYLVLHNRSTLEAFRAPIFRSGPDKDGFNLGKYNNFVEVFGDRKSHWFLPIFTSLGDGIIYKSCHLATPIVASTPTTIYSSMETSSPLATAHTLSSHNPDPQHTTEIAVNMGDGVTFPQRHMDEDEDSLLGVRSQRWMEEGGAENTRLENNPYHVVNLDPLVQTA from the exons ATGGCTGGAGTGAACAAGTTCGTCAATAGTTGTGTGGCGTGTGGTAATGCCCTAAAATGGATTCCGGTTGTTTTTATAGTTACTGTCATAGTATGGAGTTACTACGCGTATGTTGTTCAACTTTGCTTCA ATTTTTCTGTATCAGTTGTCCAGCAAG tTTTTTACCTCGTGATATACCATGTTTTATTGGTGATGCTTGGTTGGTCATATTGGCAAACCATATTTACCCCAGTTGGGACAGTTCCCAAACAA TTTAGGCTGTCAGCTGCAGACCTAGAAAGGTTTGAACAAGCAGAAGGTTTAGAAGCACATCAGCAAATACTTGAACAAATTGCAAGAAATTTGCCGGCATTGACAAGAACACCGATTGGAC CAAGGTACTGTGAAAAGTGTGTCCATATCAAGCCCGATCGGTGTCACCATTGCAGTGTTTGTGGTGTGTGTGTTACAAAAATGGATCACCACTGTCCATGGGTTAACAATTGTGTTGGATTCAAGAATTACAAATTTTTCATCCTTTTCTTGGGATATGCATTCATCTACTGTATTTTTGTTGCATTTACGTCACTGCCCTACTTTATCCAGTTCTGGAAAGTACCG aatgAAGTTTCGGGCACCGGCAGATTCcacgttctttttctttttttcgtatcGATAATGTTTTCCATTTCTCTCGTTTCCCTATGGGGTTATCATATCTACCTTGTATTGCACAATCGGTCAACACTCG AGGCTTTCCGTGCGCCCATATTTCGCAGTGGCCCTGATAAGGACGGCTTCAACCTAGGAAAGTATAACAACTTCGTCGAAGTATTCGGTGACAGAAAATCCCATTGGTTTCTACCAATATTTACAAG tTTGGGCGATGGCATTATTTATAAAAGTTGTCATCTGGCCACGCCTATAGTAGCTTCCACGCCCACCACAATCTACAGTTCTATGGAAACTAGCTCTCCTCTTGCTACTGCTCACACCTTGTCTTCTCATAATCCCGACCCTCAGCACACGACGGAGATAGCTGTGAA CATGGGTGATGGAGTAACCTTTCCACAACGACATATGGATGAAGATGAGGACTCGCTGTTGGGCGTGAGAAGCCAACGCTGGATGGAGGAAGGTGGCGCTGAAAACACTCGTCTCGAAAATAATCCTTATC ATGTAGTGAACTTGGACCCTCTAGTTCAAACAGCTTGA
- the LOC116926420 gene encoding palmitoyltransferase ZDHHC15B isoform X2 gives MAGVNKFVNSCVACGNALKWIPVVFIVTVIVWSYYAYVVQLCFNFSVSVVQQVFYLVIYHVLLVMLGWSYWQTIFTPVGTVPKQFRLSAADLERFEQAEGLEAHQQILEQIARNLPALTRTPIGPRYCEKCVHIKPDRCHHCSVCGVCVTKMDHHCPWVNNCVGFKNYKFFILFLGYAFIYCIFVAFTSLPYFIQFWKVPNEVSGTGRFHVLFLFFVSIMFSISLVSLWGYHIYLVLHNRSTLEAFRAPIFRSGPDKDGFNLGKYNNFVEVFGDRKSHWFLPIFTSMGDGVTFPQRHMDEDEDSLLGVRSQRWMEEGGAENTRLENNPYHVVNLDPLVQTA, from the exons ATGGCTGGAGTGAACAAGTTCGTCAATAGTTGTGTGGCGTGTGGTAATGCCCTAAAATGGATTCCGGTTGTTTTTATAGTTACTGTCATAGTATGGAGTTACTACGCGTATGTTGTTCAACTTTGCTTCA ATTTTTCTGTATCAGTTGTCCAGCAAG tTTTTTACCTCGTGATATACCATGTTTTATTGGTGATGCTTGGTTGGTCATATTGGCAAACCATATTTACCCCAGTTGGGACAGTTCCCAAACAA TTTAGGCTGTCAGCTGCAGACCTAGAAAGGTTTGAACAAGCAGAAGGTTTAGAAGCACATCAGCAAATACTTGAACAAATTGCAAGAAATTTGCCGGCATTGACAAGAACACCGATTGGAC CAAGGTACTGTGAAAAGTGTGTCCATATCAAGCCCGATCGGTGTCACCATTGCAGTGTTTGTGGTGTGTGTGTTACAAAAATGGATCACCACTGTCCATGGGTTAACAATTGTGTTGGATTCAAGAATTACAAATTTTTCATCCTTTTCTTGGGATATGCATTCATCTACTGTATTTTTGTTGCATTTACGTCACTGCCCTACTTTATCCAGTTCTGGAAAGTACCG aatgAAGTTTCGGGCACCGGCAGATTCcacgttctttttctttttttcgtatcGATAATGTTTTCCATTTCTCTCGTTTCCCTATGGGGTTATCATATCTACCTTGTATTGCACAATCGGTCAACACTCG AGGCTTTCCGTGCGCCCATATTTCGCAGTGGCCCTGATAAGGACGGCTTCAACCTAGGAAAGTATAACAACTTCGTCGAAGTATTCGGTGACAGAAAATCCCATTGGTTTCTACCAATATTTACAAG CATGGGTGATGGAGTAACCTTTCCACAACGACATATGGATGAAGATGAGGACTCGCTGTTGGGCGTGAGAAGCCAACGCTGGATGGAGGAAGGTGGCGCTGAAAACACTCGTCTCGAAAATAATCCTTATC ATGTAGTGAACTTGGACCCTCTAGTTCAAACAGCTTGA
- the LOC116926415 gene encoding LOW QUALITY PROTEIN: uncharacterized protein LOC116926415 (The sequence of the model RefSeq protein was modified relative to this genomic sequence to represent the inferred CDS: inserted 1 base in 1 codon) — MIMCGHANSMVMSAVIKLGQTNILRRQLKRNHIRFFFTSRDDFAFFSRVFGCQIKEKLKTSYLSGPRDVPLLRLTLGQLLQQAADRFGDRTAAVFVHQDIRTTFHQVLIDVRISEYSNLTRSKHCSIQADKAAAGLLSLGLNRGDRIGIWGPNSYEWLLTQWAAARTGLILVNINPAYQAGELQYALNKVGVKALVVAKTFRKTNLMDILRQIVPQLYTSCTNNQQELVDELLISSPLVPTLTRVIVLSDHVQNSGALRWQDLMDLATPALIAEVNNLQRKIQVDEPANIQFTSGTTGNPKGATLSHSNIVNNSYLVGMRVGYHQKPHTICVPVPLYHCFGCGLGVLAAASHGATCVFPSPVFSAREAVKAVHNERCTSLYGTPTMFVDILSLPDLKQYDLKSLSTGIMAGAPCPEEIAKGAINDLYMKDFAILYGMTECSPGTFVTLPTDSFEVRCSTVGYPCEHVEVKVVDPATNEILPINTPGEICTRGYNTMLGYWNQPDKTKEIISEDGWIRSGDIGVLDENGYGKIVGRIKDMIIRGGENVYPREIEEILHTHPSVQEAQVVGVPDERLGEEICVWIRCKSQTTADAIELKNFCAERVIISYFHKLYHNSNTYWELTLPFIPRTSSRQQHEKLKTSYLSGPRHIPLLRLTLGQLLQQAADRFGDRTAAVFVHQNIRKTFHQVLIEVGSDFLNMKKVQRLLLLSLXADKVAAGLRSLGLKRGDRIGIWGPNSYEWLLTQWAAARAGLILVNVNPAYQAGELRYALEKVEVKALVAAKTFRNTDLIDILSKLVPQLDRQGATDNVSNGELRVTSDAVPSLERVVVLSDEPQNSGAIIWQDLMNMATPAQVAEVHNLQREIQVDEAANIQFTSGTTGNPKGATLSHYNIVNNSYFVGLRLGYDKKLQTICVPVPLYHCAGCVVGVLTAASHGATCVFPSSVFSAKEAIKAIHHERCTALYGTPTMFVDILNLPNLKEYDLKSLSTGIMAGAPCPEEIAKGTVTDLNMKDFAILYGMTECSPTTFMTLPTDSFELRCSTVGYPCEHVEVKIVDPQTNEILPINTPGEICTRGYNTMLGYWNQPDKTIEVIKDGWIHSGDIGVLDENGYGKIVGRIKDMIIRGGENVYPREIEEILHTHPSVQEAQVIGVPDERLGEEICAWVRIKSQATVDPLELKNFCSERMAYFKIPRYWVFKDKFPLTVTGKVQKFIMKDISIKELGL, encoded by the exons ATGATTATGTGTGGTCATGCAAATAGTATGGTAATGTCCGCGGTGATAAAACTGGGCCAAACCAACATTTTACGTCGTcaattgaaaagaaatcaTATTAGATTTTTCTTCACATCAAG AGATGACTTTGCATTTTTCTCAAGGGTATTCGGAtgtcaaataaaagaaaaactcaaaacCAGTTATTTAAGTGGACCACGAGATGTACCTTTGCTCAGGCTAACTTTGGGTCAATTGTTGCAACAAGCTGCGGATCGGTTTGGAGACCGAACAGCTGCCGTATTTGTTCACCAAGACATCAGAACTACGTTCCATCAAGTGCTGATTGATGTAAGAATAAGTGAATATTCGAACTTGACTAGAAGTAAGCACTGTTCCATTCAGGCAGATAAGGCAGCTGCTGGACTTCTCTCATTAGGATTAAACCGTGGCGATCGGATTGGCATTTGGGGACCTAATTCGTATGAATGGCTGCTGACACAATGGGCGGCAGCAAGAACAGGATTAATACTT GTGAATATAAATCCGGCGTACCAGGCTGGAGAACTACAGTATGCGTTAAACAAAGTTGGAGTCAAAGCCTTGGTTGTGGCAAAGACGTTTCGAAAAACGAATCTCATGGACATCTTACGTCAGATAGTTCCACAGCTTTATACATCCTGCACCAATAATCAACAAGAACTTGTCGATGAATTACTAATCTCAAGCCCTCTGGTACCTACTCTAACAAGAGTGATTGTTTTATCAGATCATGTACAAAATAG TGGAGCTTTACGATGGCAGGATTTGATGGATTTGGCCACTCCAGCTCTGATCGCTGAAGTCAATAATCTCCAGCGAAAGATTCAGGTGGATGAACCGGCTAACATTCAGTTCACTTCG GGCACGACGGGAAATCCCAAAGGAGCAACGCTTTCACACTCAAATATTGTCAATAATTCCTACCTTGTTGGAATGAGAGTCGGGTATCACCAAAAG CCGCACACCATCTGTGTTCCTGTTCCACTCTATCACTGTTTTGGATGCGGTCTCGGGGTGCTGGCTGCTGCTTCACATGGGGCTACTTGTGTTTTTCCCAGTCCTGTCTTCAGCGCTAGAGAGGCAGTCAAAGCAGTTCATAATGAGAG ATGCACATCTCTGTACGGAACTCCGACCATGTTTGTCGACATCCTAAGCTTGCCGGATTTGAAACAATACGACCTGAAAAGCCTGTCCACAGGTATTATGGCTGGAGCACCATGTCCGGAAGAAATAGCCAAAGGAGCCATAAATGATTTATATATGAAGGATTTTGCG ATTTTGTACGGAATGACGGAATGCAGCCCAGGTACGTTTGTTACGTTACCGACAGACAGTTTTGAGGTACGGTGCTCCACTGTTGGCTATCCTTGCGAACACGTCGAG GTAAAAGTCGTCGATCCTGCGACCAATGAAATCCTACCTATCAACACTCCAGGCGAAATCTGTACAAGGGGGTACAATACTATGTTAGGTTATTGGAATCAACCAGACAAGACCAAAGAAATTATCAGCGAGGACGGATGGATAAGATCCGG AGATATAGGAGTTCTTGACGAGAATGGGTACGGTAAAATTGTTGGAAGGATTAAGGATATGATTATACGTGGAGGAGAGAACGTTTACCCACGCGAAATTGAGGAAATCCTTCACACCCACCCTTCAGTCCAAGAAGCCCAG GTTGTAGGAGTTCCTGATGAAAGACTGGGTGAGGAAATCTGTGTTTGGATCCGTTGCAAGTCTCAGACTACTGCCGATGCTATCGAGTTGAAGAACTTCTGTGCAGAAAGGGTAATTATTAGTTACTTCCATAAATTATATCACAA TTCTAATACGTATTGGGAACTGACTTTGCCCTTTATTCCAAGGACATCTAGCCGCCAGCAACACGAAAAACTTAAAACGAGCTATTTGAGTGGACCACGCCATATTCCTTTGCTTAGGTTAACCTTGGGCCAGTTGCTTCAGCAAGCTGCGGATCGATTTGGAGACCGGACAGCTGCTGTGTTTGTCCATCAAAACATAAGAAAGACATTTCATCAAGTGCTGATTGAAGTGGGATCGGATTTTTTGAATATGAAAAAAGTTCAgcgattattattattatctt AGGCCGATAAAGTAGCCGCTGGACTGCGCTCATTAGGTTTGAAACGTGGCGATCGGATCGGAATCTGGGGTCCTAATTCTTATGAATGGCTACTGACGCAATGGGCAGCGGCAAGAGCAGGACTGATTCTT GTGAACGTGAATCCCGCATATCAAGCTGGAGAACTACGCTACGCGCTAGAAAAAGTTGAAGTTAAAGCTTTGGTAGCGGCCAAAACTTTTCGTAACACGGACCTCATAGATATCTTAAGCAAGCTGGTTCCGCAACTGGATCGACAAGGTGCCACCGATAACGTTTCCAATGGTGAACTCCGCGTTACTAGCGATGCGGTACCAAGCCTCGAACGAGTGGTTGTGCTATCAGATGAACCCCAAAACAG TGGGGCGATAATTTGGCAAGATTTAATGAACATGGCGACTCCAGCTCAGGTGGCTGAAGTTCACAATCTTCAGCGAGAAATTCAGGTTGATGAAGCGGCTAACATCCAATTCACTTCG GGAACAACAGGAAATCCTAAAGGAGCAACACTTTCCCATTACAACATTGTCAACAATTCTTATTTTGTTGGACTGAGATTAGGCTATgacaaaaag CTCCAAACGATTTGTGTCCCTGTTCCACTGTACCATTGCGCTGGATGTGTGGTTGGCGTATTAACCGCAGCTTCACATGGAGCAACCTGCGTTTTTCCAAGTTCTGTCTTCAGCGCAAAGGAGGCAATCAAAGCAATCCATCACGAAAG aTGTACAGCCTTGTATGGCACCCCTACAATGTTTGTCGACATCCTCAATCTACCTAACTTGAAAGAATACGATCTAAAAAGCCTGTCTACGGGTATTATGGCTGGAGCACCGTGTCCAGAAGAAATAGCCAAAGGAACCGTAACTGACTTGAACATGAAGGATTTTGCG ATTTTATACGGAATGACGGAATGCAGCCCGACGACATTCATGACATTACCTACGGACAGCTTCGAATTGCGCTGTTCTACAGTTGGCTACCCTTGCGAACACGTCGAA GTGAAAATCGTCGATccacaaacaaatgaaattctGCCTATCAACACCCCAGGAGAAATCTGTACAAGAGGATACAACACTATGTTAGGGTATTGGAATCAACCAGACAAAACTATCGAAGTTATCAAGGACGGATGGATACACTCCGG AGATATTGGAGTACTCGACGAGAACGGCTATGGTAAAATTGTTGGAAGGATTAAGGATATGATTATACGTGGAGGAGAGAACGTTTATCCACGCGAAATTGAGGAGATCCTTCACACCCACCCTTCCGTCCAAGAGGCACAG GTTATAGGGGTGCCTGATGAAAGACTAGGTGAAGAAATTTGTGCTTGGGTTCGAATTAAGTCCCAGGCTACTGTAGATCCTCTTGAACtgaagaatttttgttctGAAAGG ATGGCTTACTTCAAAATTCCTCGATACTGGGTGTTTAAAGACAAATTTCCCCTCACTGTGACTGGAAAAGTGCAGAAGTTTATCATGAAAGACATCTCCATTAAAGAGCTAGGTCTTTAA
- the LOC116926433 gene encoding uncharacterized protein LOC116926433 → MPIIERYRRLSFFPLFCASILTRSIKKTVLVAASSSPLPWPSSYRRLRLCLGHRLIAVFAFAISSVSSPSSPLPSPSSHRRLRFCLLHPLIAVFAIAAVFAFTFAIALSPSSHSPFTEKSIEKGCSLADSPRRWKEFIVDRRLGIILFCICIVMCKLTRWLPPRLRPIFFVACRDRALFCPMAMGGTVAAPFGAVGNAPVGTSLCRRGDRFPGVCIPGMVSITVPARTCLRTSPILFAILLT, encoded by the exons ATGCCTATT ATTGAACGCTACCGTCGTCTGTCAT tttttcccTTGTTTTGTGCATCTATACTAACGA GGTCAATAAAAAAGACAGTCCTGGTAGCCGCCTCATCGTCGCCTTTGCCTTGGCCATCGTCTtatcgccgtcttcgcctttgcCTTGGCCATCGTctcatcgccgtcttcgcctttgcCATCTCCAGCGTCTCATCGCCGTCTTCACCTTTGCCTTCTCCATCATctcatcgccgtcttcgcTTTTGCCTTCTCCATCCTCTCATCGCCGTTTTCGCCATTgccgccgtcttcgcctttaCCTTCGCCATTGCCCTATCGCCGTCTTCGCATTCGCCCTTCACGGAAAAGTCCATCGAAAAAGGATGCAGCTTAGCAGACAGCCCACGGCGATGGAAGGAGTTCATCGTGGATCGTCGGCTtggtattattttgttttgtatttgtattgttATGtgtaagttaacccgttggctgccaccccgtttgcgtcccattttttttgtagcttgtagggaccgggcgctgttctgccccatGGCCATGGGGGGAACAGTCGCCGCGCCTTTTggcgccgtaggcaatgcaccagtagggacttctctttgtcggcGCGGTGATAGATTTCcaggggtgtgcattcccggaATGGTTTCTATCACCGTgccagcccggacttgtcttcggacaagtcccatcttgttcgcgatccttcTGACGTGA